One window of the Dreissena polymorpha isolate Duluth1 chromosome 5, UMN_Dpol_1.0, whole genome shotgun sequence genome contains the following:
- the LOC127882410 gene encoding phenylalanine--tRNA ligase beta subunit-like, which produces MPTVAVNTSELFHILGKKYTFEEFDNLCFDFGLEAEVAEEEDGQGEPGQEQFKIEVPANRYDLLCIEGIGRALLVFLEKLKAPRYKSVPPASGKRQQLKILPATAQVRPFAVAAVLRNIKFTEESYKSFIDLQDKLHQNICRRRTLVAIGTHDLDTVQGPFVYDAKPPADIKFKALNQTREYTASELMELYSVDSHLKPYLPIIQDKPVYPVIYDANGVVLSMPPIINGEHSKITLNTRNVFIECTATDLTKARIVLDTVVTMFGQYCEQPFVIEQAEVIQPDGTTLVYPELPYRFETIDVSDVNKRIGINITGEAMAKLLSRMGMESEAINGGQNVKVEVPPTRADVLHFCDIWEDVAIAYGFNNLDWTIPNTNTIANQFPLNKLTDLMRAEICAAGFTEVLTFALCSRDDIADRLRKDISTTNAVHIANPKTLSFQVARTTLLPGILKTLYHNKNMPLPLKLFEISDVVFKDDKKDVGARNERHLVAVNYNKSSGFEVIHGLLDRIMQLLLVPPAQDGTGYCIQATDDSTYFPGRCADILVRGESVGKLGVLHPDVITGFDLNLPCAALEINLEALQ; this is translated from the exons CATTTGAAGAGTTTGACAATCTATGTTTCGATTTTGGCCTTGAAGCTGAAGTAGCG GAGGAGGAGGATGGTCAGGGTGAACCAGGACAGGAACAGTTCAAAATAGAAGTGCCTGCCAACAG ATATGACCTGCTGTGCATTGAAGGCATTGGAAGAGCACTGCTGGTGTTCTTGGAAAA ACTGAAAGCACCCAGATACAAGTCTGTTCCCCCAGCGTCAGGAAAACGACAGCAGTTGAAAATTCTGCCAGCT ACTGCTCAAGTGCGGCCATTTGCAGTGGCGGCAGTTCTGAGGAATATCAAGTTCACGGAGGAAAGCTATAAAAGTTTCATAGATCTGCAGGACAAGTTACACCAGAATATATGTCG GAGACGCACACTGGTTGCTATAGGAACCCATGACCTAGATACAGTCCAGGGCCCGTTCGTTTATGATGCCAAGCCCCCAGCCGATATCAAGTTCAAGGCCCTTAACCAGACCAGAGAGTACACTGCATCAGAACTCATGGAGCTGTACTCA GTTGACAGCCACTTGAAGCCCTATCTACCAATCATCCAGGACAAGCCAGTGTACCCAGTCATCTATGATGCCAACGGTGTCGTTCTGTCCATGCCTCCAATCATCAATG GTGAACATTCTAAGATCACCCTGAATACCCGCAATGTGTTCATTGAGTGCACTGCTACAGACCTTACCAAGGCGAGGATAGTCCTGGACACCGTAGTCACAATGTTTGGCCAATACTGTGAACAGCCATTTGT GATAGAACAGGCAGAGGTGATACAGCCAGACGGAACCACTCTGGTCTACCCT GAGCTGCCCTACAGATTTGAAACAATAGATGTCTCAGATGTGAACAAGAGGATTGGAATCAA TATCACAGGTGAAGCGATGGCGAAGTTATTGAGCCGTATGGGGATGGAGTCAGAAGCCATCAACGGAGGGCAGAATGTCAAGGTTGAGGTCCCACCCACAAGGGCTG ATGTGCTCCACTTCTGTGACATCTGGGAGGACGTGGCTATAGCGTACGGCTTCAATAACCTGGACTGGACCATACCCAACACCAACACCATTGCTAATCAG TTCCCGCTAAACAAGTTGACCGATCTGATGCGTGCAGAAATCTGTGCAGCAGGATTCACTGAGGTCCTCACTTTCGCGTTG TGTTCACGGGATGACATTGCAGACAGGCTCAGGAAGGACATTTCCACCACCAACGCTGTGCACATTGCCAACCCTAAGACCCTCTCCTTCCAG GTTGCTAGGACGACCCTGTTGCCAGGGATACTGAAGACTCTGTACCACAACAAGAACATGCCCCTGCCACTGAAACTATTCGAGATTTCAGATGTCGTATTTAAGGATGATAAGAAAG ATGTGGGTGCGAGAAACGAGCGACACCTGGTTGCTGTGAACTACAACAAATCGTCCGGCTTTGAGGTCATTCATGGCCTGTTGGACCGTATCATGCAGCTCCTGCTGGTTCCTCCAGCCCAGGATGGCACTGGATACTGCATACAGGCCACAGACG ACTCTACATACTTCCCTGGTCGCTGTGCAGATATTCTGGTTCGTGGAGAAAGTGTAGGAAAACTAGGAGTCCTTCACCCCGACGTGATCACGGGATTTGACCTGAACTTGCCGTGTGCGGCACTAGAAATCAATCTAGAGGCTCTACAATAA